A single genomic interval of Porphyromonas sp. oral taxon 275 harbors:
- a CDS encoding RsiV family protein, producing MSHRIPSLLLAFGLFVLLSLTACTGSGGAKGAVDSAAMLSEIQWDSLILDRTYYDDDVHKKGSSVDVFINYLFPKADSTLQRLFGRLTFGDGYDSIPPQEALASYAREVRAEYLFAPDDSITTYTAEEIADFKSALSLVTKASFVDVPHGLLSLQKELYTYSAGAAHGLLGTSYYNIDLKTRTVLSEGDLFVDGYQPELAKVLQRCALTTYGCKTVEELEEKIGAYLTDFAPNDNFTLSPEGLIYCYNPYEIAPFAAGTIRVRVPYVELTKLLRPGSPLAAYLPTN from the coding sequence GCTGTTTGTTCTCCTCTCGCTCACGGCCTGCACGGGCTCGGGTGGAGCTAAGGGCGCGGTGGATTCGGCGGCTATGCTTTCCGAGATCCAGTGGGACTCCCTCATCCTCGACCGTACCTATTACGACGACGATGTGCACAAGAAGGGCTCCTCCGTGGACGTCTTCATCAACTACCTCTTCCCTAAGGCCGACAGCACGCTGCAGCGCCTCTTTGGACGTCTGACCTTCGGGGACGGCTACGATAGCATCCCGCCGCAGGAGGCGCTGGCAAGCTATGCACGTGAGGTGCGGGCGGAGTATCTCTTCGCCCCAGACGATAGCATCACGACGTACACGGCCGAGGAGATCGCGGACTTCAAGAGCGCGCTCTCGCTGGTGACCAAGGCCAGCTTCGTAGATGTCCCCCATGGGCTGCTCTCGCTGCAGAAGGAGCTCTACACCTATTCGGCAGGTGCGGCGCATGGGCTCCTCGGCACCTCCTACTACAATATCGACCTCAAGACGCGCACCGTGCTCAGTGAGGGCGACCTCTTCGTCGACGGCTATCAGCCCGAGCTGGCCAAGGTGCTGCAGCGCTGTGCCCTTACGACCTACGGCTGCAAGACGGTCGAGGAGCTGGAGGAGAAGATCGGGGCCTACCTCACGGACTTTGCGCCGAACGATAACTTCACCCTCTCGCCCGAGGGGCTCATCTATTGCTACAACCCCTACGAGATAGCGCCCTTCGCCGCGGGTACGATCCGTGTGCGCGTGCCCTATGTCGAGCTGACGAAGCTCCTGCGCCCTGGTTCGCCGCTGGCGGCCTATCTCCCTACGAACTAA
- the rsmG gene encoding 16S rRNA (guanine(527)-N(7))-methyltransferase RsmG yields the protein MELILKYFPQLTEEQQRQFAALDALYRDWNAKINVISRKDIDALYEHHILHSLGIAQMIRFKPGTRILDFGTGGGFPGIPLAILFPECEFLLVDSIGKKVKVAAAVAEALGLTNVRTLHGRGEDVQEQFDFVVSRAVMQLSELVGFVRRLVHHEQRNGMPNGLICLKGGELQAELRPYKRIVEVQELYPTFKEDFFKTKKVVYLPL from the coding sequence ATGGAGCTTATCCTGAAGTACTTCCCCCAGCTCACTGAGGAGCAGCAGCGCCAGTTCGCTGCTCTGGACGCCCTCTACCGCGACTGGAACGCCAAGATCAACGTCATCTCCCGCAAGGACATCGACGCCCTCTACGAGCATCACATCCTGCACTCGCTGGGCATCGCACAGATGATCCGCTTCAAGCCCGGCACGCGTATCCTCGACTTCGGTACGGGTGGCGGCTTCCCTGGGATCCCGCTGGCGATCCTCTTCCCCGAGTGTGAGTTTCTCCTCGTGGATAGCATAGGCAAGAAGGTCAAGGTCGCCGCAGCGGTCGCCGAGGCCCTTGGTCTGACGAACGTGCGTACGCTGCACGGCCGTGGCGAGGACGTCCAGGAGCAGTTTGACTTTGTCGTGAGCCGCGCCGTGATGCAGCTCAGCGAGCTGGTAGGCTTCGTGCGTCGCCTCGTGCACCACGAGCAGCGCAACGGTATGCCTAATGGGCTCATCTGTCTCAAGGGTGGTGAGCTGCAGGCCGAGCTACGCCCCTACAAGCGTATCGTCGAGGTGCAGGAGCTCTATCCGACCTTCAAGGAGGACTTCTTCAAGACCAAGAAGGTCGTCTACCTTCCTCTCTAA
- a CDS encoding glycoside hydrolase family 18, whose amino-acid sequence MKNIKRWALAAGAVVALGASSCSKWTEPTQYKPTDLSGNTTTEDYYANLRAWKATGAPTGFGWFAGWTGEGASMKTQLMGLPDSLGLVSLWGDWKNMNDLKRADLKAVQTLKGTKVIAGFIIDNVGVQMTPAGQDAAKYWGWEDGTSAEALAKQKAAIQKYANAICDLIDSLGLDGFDFDFEPSYGHSGNIAFNYNANYSTAGKKIKADNMKAFIETLGKRLGPQSGTGRILTVNGEPQSMVPELGKYFDYFIVQAYDSSGDADLDRRFQSTVRNYAGHLPATEVARKYLVTENYEKYASTGGAPNYRDRYGNTMASVEGMARWMPIVDGKVLQKAGVGTYHMEYEYTVSGQPGTYPALRRAIRIMNPPVK is encoded by the coding sequence ATGAAGAATATCAAGCGCTGGGCACTGGCTGCTGGTGCTGTCGTCGCCCTTGGAGCGAGCTCTTGCTCCAAGTGGACGGAGCCCACGCAGTACAAGCCCACAGATCTAAGTGGCAATACGACGACGGAGGACTACTACGCCAACCTCCGCGCCTGGAAGGCGACGGGTGCACCCACGGGCTTCGGCTGGTTCGCTGGCTGGACGGGTGAGGGGGCCTCGATGAAGACGCAGCTCATGGGGCTCCCCGATAGCCTCGGCCTCGTCTCGCTCTGGGGTGACTGGAAGAATATGAACGACCTCAAGCGCGCCGACCTCAAGGCCGTGCAGACGCTCAAGGGGACCAAGGTTATCGCTGGCTTCATCATCGACAACGTCGGCGTGCAGATGACCCCTGCCGGCCAGGACGCTGCCAAGTACTGGGGCTGGGAGGACGGCACGAGCGCGGAGGCGTTAGCCAAGCAGAAGGCCGCCATCCAGAAGTACGCCAACGCCATCTGTGACCTCATCGACTCGCTGGGCCTCGACGGCTTCGACTTCGACTTCGAGCCGAGCTACGGCCACAGTGGGAACATCGCCTTCAACTACAATGCCAACTACAGCACGGCAGGTAAGAAGATTAAGGCCGACAACATGAAGGCCTTCATCGAGACCCTCGGCAAGCGCCTCGGCCCCCAGTCGGGCACGGGTCGTATCCTGACGGTCAACGGCGAGCCGCAGAGCATGGTGCCTGAGCTGGGCAAGTACTTCGACTACTTCATCGTCCAGGCCTACGACAGCAGCGGCGACGCTGACCTGGATCGCCGCTTCCAGTCCACGGTGCGCAACTACGCTGGGCACCTCCCCGCGACCGAAGTGGCACGTAAGTACCTCGTCACCGAGAACTACGAGAAGTACGCCTCTACGGGTGGCGCTCCCAACTACCGCGACCGCTATGGCAACACCATGGCCAGCGTCGAGGGTATGGCGCGCTGGATGCCCATCGTCGACGGCAAGGTGCTGCAGAAGGCCGGTGTCGGTACCTATCACATGGAGTACGAGTACACCGTCTCGGGTCAGCCAGGGACCTATCCCGCCCTGCGCCGCGCCATCCGCATCATGAACCCTCCCGTCAAGTAA
- a CDS encoding SusD/RagB family nutrient-binding outer membrane lipoprotein: MNISKKILLSTLVVAGSVASCTSGFDEINEPQNSFTKEQLRGDNYEIAASFPQLQQLIVPAASSGYFQHFSLAGDTWGRFLMSNTKWNNNLSVFRYMHEGWINTPFDILTNFYPEFRKIKEGTQGRGISYAWALINRVGLMHRLTDLYGPIPYTQIEGGNLHVPYDSQEAVYKAMLADLNTAIAEITSYLTVNPTAILMKDQDLVYQGDFRKWVRFANSLKLRIAMRMRYADPATARKAAEEAVSQTYGVITENGDNAILRQKGQSMLWLITQGWNDARVAADLTSYMNGYNDPRRPFYFTATTFPGGGFQGIRSGSTQDGAEYTKYSNVQVGNNDPTILMTASEVAFLKAEAALIGWNMGAATAQSLYEDGIKLSFAQWGVSSAASYLASTATPAAYTDPSGRYSTPAVSSITPRWDSGASTEENLERIITQKWIALWPLGFEAWCEHRRTGYPKFFPLVGTVESAYANMDVANRMPFSRKEYDVNGANIQAAVGLLGGPDNFATKMWWQKKN, from the coding sequence ATGAATATATCCAAGAAGATCCTGCTCTCCACGCTCGTCGTGGCTGGCTCGGTCGCCAGCTGTACCAGTGGCTTCGATGAGATCAACGAGCCGCAGAATAGCTTCACCAAGGAGCAGCTCCGTGGGGACAACTACGAGATCGCAGCCTCCTTCCCCCAGCTGCAGCAGCTCATCGTGCCCGCCGCTAGCTCGGGCTACTTCCAGCACTTCAGCCTCGCTGGGGATACCTGGGGCCGCTTCCTGATGAGCAATACGAAGTGGAACAACAACCTCTCGGTCTTCCGCTACATGCACGAGGGCTGGATCAATACGCCCTTCGATATCCTGACGAACTTCTACCCCGAGTTCCGTAAGATCAAGGAGGGTACTCAGGGCCGTGGCATCAGCTACGCCTGGGCGCTGATCAACCGCGTGGGGCTGATGCACCGCCTCACCGACCTCTACGGGCCCATCCCCTACACGCAGATCGAGGGCGGTAACCTGCACGTGCCCTATGACTCGCAGGAGGCTGTCTACAAGGCGATGCTCGCCGACCTCAACACCGCTATCGCTGAGATCACGAGCTACCTGACGGTCAATCCTACGGCCATCCTCATGAAGGATCAGGACCTGGTCTATCAGGGTGACTTCCGCAAGTGGGTGCGCTTCGCCAACTCGCTCAAGCTGCGTATCGCCATGCGTATGCGCTACGCCGACCCCGCTACGGCTCGCAAGGCCGCTGAGGAGGCCGTCAGCCAGACCTACGGCGTCATCACGGAGAACGGCGACAACGCTATCCTCCGTCAGAAGGGGCAGAGCATGCTCTGGCTCATCACGCAGGGCTGGAACGATGCCCGTGTGGCCGCCGACCTGACGAGCTACATGAATGGCTACAATGACCCCCGTCGTCCCTTCTACTTCACGGCCACGACCTTCCCAGGCGGCGGCTTCCAGGGGATCCGCTCGGGCTCCACGCAGGACGGTGCTGAGTACACCAAGTACTCCAATGTCCAGGTGGGCAACAACGACCCCACGATCCTGATGACGGCCAGCGAAGTGGCCTTCCTCAAGGCAGAGGCCGCGCTGATCGGCTGGAACATGGGTGCGGCTACGGCTCAGAGCCTCTACGAGGATGGGATCAAGCTGTCCTTCGCTCAGTGGGGGGTTAGCTCGGCTGCGAGCTACCTCGCCAGCACGGCTACGCCTGCAGCCTACACCGATCCCTCGGGTAGGTACAGCACGCCTGCCGTCAGCTCCATCACTCCCCGCTGGGACTCGGGTGCCAGCACGGAGGAGAACCTCGAGCGTATCATCACGCAGAAGTGGATCGCCCTCTGGCCGCTGGGCTTCGAGGCTTGGTGTGAGCATCGTCGTACGGGCTATCCTAAGTTCTTCCCGCTGGTGGGCACCGTCGAGTCGGCCTACGCCAATATGGACGTGGCCAACCGCATGCCCTTCTCGCGCAAGGAGTACGATGTCAATGGCGCCAATATCCAGGCGGCTGTCGGCCTACTCGGCGGCCCCGATAACTTCGCCACGAAGATGTGGTGGCAGAAGAAGAACTAA
- a CDS encoding SusC/RagA family TonB-linked outer membrane protein, with translation MKKVLLFLMSLVLCVATAAAQGRGVSGTVTDAADHEPLIGATVTVKGASGQGAVTDINGKFTLKGVKAGATLVVSYIGYTTKEVPVGKQTELQIELASADKQIDAVVVTALGIKRSQKALSYNVQEVKGESLTAVKDANFMNSLAGKVAGVNINSSAAGVGGATRVVMRGIKSISANNNALYVIDGVPIFNVNNGATSGEYSSQPSGEGISDINPDDIESMSVLSGPAAAALYGSSAAQGVILITTKKGKEGKVKLEFSNSTTFSDPFIMPRFQSEYGNVPGSFRSWGAKGAALNYDPKNFFNTGTNVINSVALTTGTDKNQTYLSAATTNSAGILPNNHYNRYNFTFRNSTKFLGDKLHLDLGAQYIIQNQKNMVAQGYYYNPLPALYLYPRGESFDEVRQYEIYDEARNVSVQNWRWGNGGIDMENPYWQMYGKNRHQGRERYMLNGSLKWKVTDWLDLTGRIRIDNSVVNSSDKFRAGTDTYWTGGSLKGSYGESRSEEKQMYADAMANINKNFGDDYSLTANIGGSLSNTSYKSLGYGGPLADVPNGFNVYNIDRNLGSPSAGGWRERSLATFGSAELGYKRYLFLTVTARNEWSSTLAGTEQLSYFFPSIGLSGVISDMVKLPEFVSYLKARVSYADVGSPLPRNLTQPRYTWDSKSRTWVAPTYRPLGKLYPEKTSSWEAGLNMRFLRNALSLDVTWYLSDTKNQTFNITTSPASGYSSMYVQSGNVRNYGMEFALGYRQEFGKLNWETNVTYSFNRNRIVELLDNYYDPVTKETYSLPFLNMGNVRLVKDGSMGDLYTSRDFQRDENGNIWVDPSSNNVKATNLETPRKIGSVLPDGNLGWRNAFSWQGINLTALVAARFGGQVTSMTQMMMDAYGVSQASADARNAGGIRVNKGMVDAEGYYNEVAGRNGILQEYIYDATNVRLQELSLGYTLPKKWLANKARLTASLVGRNLWMIYNKAPFDPEATASTGTYNQGSDIFMMPSLRSFGFSLRLEF, from the coding sequence ATGAAGAAAGTACTATTATTCCTCATGAGCCTCGTGCTCTGTGTGGCTACAGCAGCTGCCCAGGGTAGAGGTGTGAGCGGTACCGTCACGGATGCCGCCGATCATGAGCCCCTGATCGGTGCGACAGTGACCGTAAAGGGAGCGTCGGGACAGGGTGCTGTGACCGACATCAACGGTAAGTTCACCCTCAAGGGCGTGAAGGCTGGGGCTACCCTCGTGGTCAGCTACATCGGCTACACGACCAAGGAGGTGCCCGTAGGCAAGCAGACGGAGCTCCAGATCGAGCTCGCCTCGGCAGACAAGCAGATCGATGCCGTGGTCGTCACCGCCCTCGGGATCAAGCGCTCGCAGAAGGCGCTGAGCTATAATGTCCAGGAGGTCAAGGGCGAGAGCCTGACGGCCGTCAAGGACGCCAACTTCATGAACAGCCTCGCGGGTAAGGTCGCTGGGGTCAACATCAATAGCTCGGCAGCTGGCGTCGGCGGTGCTACGCGTGTCGTCATGCGTGGGATCAAGTCCATCAGCGCCAATAATAACGCCCTCTACGTCATCGACGGGGTACCCATCTTCAACGTCAATAACGGTGCTACCTCGGGCGAATACTCCAGCCAGCCTAGCGGCGAAGGTATCTCGGACATCAACCCCGATGATATCGAGAGCATGAGCGTCCTCTCGGGGCCTGCCGCTGCTGCCCTCTACGGCTCCAGCGCTGCACAGGGGGTCATCCTCATCACCACCAAGAAGGGTAAGGAAGGTAAGGTCAAGCTCGAGTTCTCCAACAGCACGACCTTCTCCGATCCCTTCATCATGCCCCGCTTCCAGAGCGAGTACGGCAATGTCCCTGGCTCCTTCCGCAGCTGGGGTGCTAAGGGCGCTGCGCTGAACTACGATCCGAAGAACTTCTTCAACACCGGGACTAACGTCATCAACTCGGTAGCCCTCACCACGGGTACGGACAAGAATCAGACCTACCTCTCGGCAGCGACGACCAACTCCGCAGGGATCCTGCCCAACAACCACTACAACCGCTACAACTTCACCTTCCGTAACTCCACCAAGTTCCTTGGCGATAAGCTCCACCTCGACCTCGGGGCGCAGTACATCATCCAGAATCAGAAGAACATGGTGGCGCAGGGCTACTACTACAACCCGCTGCCCGCACTCTACCTCTACCCCCGTGGGGAGAGCTTCGACGAGGTGCGTCAGTATGAGATCTACGACGAGGCGCGCAACGTCAGCGTACAGAACTGGCGCTGGGGCAACGGCGGTATCGACATGGAGAACCCCTACTGGCAGATGTATGGCAAGAACCGCCACCAGGGCCGCGAGCGCTATATGCTCAACGGTAGCCTCAAGTGGAAGGTCACTGACTGGCTCGACCTGACGGGACGTATCCGCATCGATAACTCCGTGGTCAATAGCTCGGACAAGTTCCGCGCTGGTACCGATACCTATTGGACGGGCGGTAGCCTCAAGGGGAGCTATGGCGAGAGCCGCTCCGAGGAGAAGCAGATGTACGCCGATGCTATGGCCAACATCAACAAGAACTTCGGGGACGACTACAGCCTCACGGCCAATATCGGGGGTAGCCTCTCCAACACCTCCTACAAGTCCCTGGGCTACGGCGGTCCTCTGGCCGATGTACCCAATGGCTTCAACGTCTACAACATCGACCGCAACCTCGGCTCTCCGAGTGCAGGCGGCTGGCGCGAGCGCTCGCTGGCGACCTTCGGGAGCGCCGAGCTGGGCTACAAGCGCTACCTCTTCCTCACCGTCACGGCGCGTAATGAGTGGTCCTCGACGCTGGCCGGTACGGAGCAGCTCTCCTACTTCTTCCCCTCGATCGGGCTCTCGGGTGTGATCTCCGATATGGTGAAGCTCCCTGAGTTCGTCAGCTACCTCAAGGCTCGTGTGTCCTACGCGGACGTAGGCTCGCCGCTGCCACGCAACCTCACGCAGCCTCGCTACACCTGGGACTCCAAGTCGCGTACCTGGGTAGCCCCCACCTATCGTCCCCTCGGGAAGCTCTATCCTGAGAAAACCTCCTCGTGGGAAGCGGGTCTGAACATGCGCTTCCTGCGCAACGCCCTCTCGCTGGACGTCACCTGGTACCTGTCGGATACGAAGAATCAGACCTTCAACATCACGACCTCGCCCGCCAGTGGCTACTCCTCGATGTATGTGCAGTCGGGTAATGTGCGCAACTATGGTATGGAGTTCGCCCTGGGCTATCGTCAGGAGTTCGGCAAGCTGAACTGGGAGACCAACGTCACCTACAGCTTCAACCGCAACCGTATCGTCGAGCTGCTGGACAACTACTACGACCCCGTCACCAAGGAGACCTACAGCCTGCCCTTCCTCAACATGGGCAACGTGCGCCTGGTGAAGGATGGCTCTATGGGTGACCTCTACACCTCGCGTGACTTCCAGCGCGATGAGAACGGCAATATCTGGGTAGACCCCTCCTCCAATAATGTCAAGGCGACCAACCTCGAGACGCCCCGCAAGATCGGTAGCGTACTGCCCGATGGCAACCTCGGCTGGCGCAATGCCTTCTCCTGGCAGGGGATCAACCTCACGGCACTCGTCGCAGCTCGCTTCGGTGGTCAGGTGACCTCGATGACGCAGATGATGATGGATGCCTACGGCGTATCGCAGGCTTCGGCTGATGCACGCAACGCAGGCGGTATCCGTGTCAATAAGGGTATGGTCGATGCCGAGGGCTACTACAACGAAGTGGCTGGCCGCAACGGGATCCTCCAGGAGTACATCTACGATGCGACCAACGTACGCCTGCAGGAGCTCTCGCTGGGCTACACGCTGCCCAAGAAGTGGCTCGCCAACAAGGCTCGCCTCACGGCCTCCCTCGTCGGGCGCAACCTCTGGATGATCTACAATAAGGCTCCCTTCGACCCTGAGGCAACGGCCTCCACGGGTACCTACAATCAGGGCTCGGACATCTTCATGATGCCCTCGCTGCGTAGCTTCGGCTTCAGCCTCCGACTGGAGTTCTAG